The Neoarius graeffei isolate fNeoGra1 chromosome 10, fNeoGra1.pri, whole genome shotgun sequence genome has a segment encoding these proteins:
- the zgc:112962 gene encoding torsin-1A-interacting protein 2 isoform X1, with amino-acid sequence MNGDTNQTMDDDIRQHNLPKKIKKGGNGDRSNSEEEEECYTDDGDKKNRLDTEQPEDTRMHNQQKDAGVSGQSDVECEDFDTSDGKRVKDKNENNEVPYAGDGPRSRRSNNKQEIGLDTEQPEDTRMHNQQKDAGVSGQSDVECEDFDTSDGKRVKDKNENNEVPYAGDGPRSRRSNNKQEIGLDTEQPEDTRMHNQQKDAGVSGQSDVECEDFDTSDGKRVKDKNENNEVPYAGDGPRSRRSNNKQEIGLDTEQPEDTRMHNQQKDAGVSGQSDVECEDFDTSDGKRVKDKKENNEVPYAGDGPRSRRSNNKQEIVRDEATSPKGCCAHPGEGDTCGHVETKKSPVVETSNTGHITWYVLPVILLSLPVVVWFLNTPSPSLQKEFNLLEVFCQEMDKVQATFPSQHRELWRRSRIHLQKHLNLTDPTEPVSVILTSGRGAETTLGCLAQQLAAAFSNALNSSVLDIDGTSKSAQDSDQVKLDIDKALKEAFEGGTQAAVVHRFEELPPGSTLIFYRYCDHENAAFKKVFLVFTVMLQEDVDFPSNISLGMVEEAVQEYLKEKFVSSDRMAKFNQMDLDKLSGLWSRISHLILPVAAEQNIEQRGCQT; translated from the exons gggatacgaacCAGACTATGGATGATGACATAAGACAGCATAATctaccaaagaaaattaaaaaag GTGGCAATGGAGACAGAAGTaattctgaagaagaagaagagtgttACACGGATGATGGTGATAAAAAAAATA GACTGGACACTGAGCAACCTGAGGACACAAGAATGCATAACCAACAGAAGGATG CTGGAGTCAGTGGTCAGTCTGATGTGGAATGTGAGGACTTTGACACATCAGATGGGAAGCGCGTCAAAGACAAGAACGAAAACAATGAAGTACCATATGCTGGGGATGGCCCAAGATCGAGAAGGTCCAATAACAAACAAGAAATAG GACTGGACACTGAGCAACCTGAGGACACAAGAATGCATAACCAACAGAAGGATG CTGGAGTCAGTGGTCAGTCTGATGTGGAATGTGAGGACTTTGACACATCAGATGGGAAGCGCGTCAAAGACAAGAACGAAAACAATGAAGTACCATATGCTGGGGATGGCCCAAGATCGAGAAGGTCCAATAACAAACAAGAAATAG GACTGGACACTGAGCAACCTGAGGACACAAGAATGCATAACCAACAGAAGGATG CTGGAGTCAGTGGTCAGTCTGATGTGGAATGTGAGGACTTTGACACATCAGATGGGAAGCGCGTCAAAGACAAGAACGAAAACAATGAAGTACCATATGCTGGGGATGGCCCAAGATCGAGAAGGTCCAATAACAAACAAGAAATAG GACTGGACACTGAGCAACCTGAGGACACAAGAATGCATAACCAACAGAAGGATG CTGGAGTCAGTGGTCAGTCTGATGTGGAATGTGAGGACTTTGACACATCAGATGGGAAGCGCGTCAAAGACAAGAAAGAAAACAATGAAGTGCCGTATGCTGGGGATGGCCCAAGATCGAGAAGGTCCAATAACAAACAAGAAATAG tgagagatgaagcgacttcaccaaaaggttgttgtg CACATCCTGGTGAAGGTGACACTTGTGGCCATGTTGAAACAAAAAAGAGCCCAGTTGTTGAAACTTCCA ACACAGGACATATTACATGGTACGTATTACCTGTGATATTACTTTCTCTGCCTGTGGTCGTGTGGTTCCTGAACACCCCATCTCCATCCTTGCAAAAAGAGTTTAACTTGCTGGAGGTGTTCTGTCAAGAAATGGACAAGGTCCAAGCCACTTTTCCCAGCCAGCACCGTGAGCTGTGGAGAAGAAGCAGGATCCACCTCCAGAAACATCTCAATCTGACTGATCCAACTGAACCAGTGAGTGTCATCCTAACATCTGGCCGTGGTGCTGAGACGACTCTGGGCTGTCTGGCTCAGCAGTTAGCTGCAGCATTTTCGAATGCTCTCAACTCCTCAGTCCTGGATATTGATGGAACCAGCAAAAGCGCACAAGACAGCGACCAGGTTAAACTGGACATTGATAAAGCTCTGAAAGAGGCCTTTGAGGGTGGTACACAGGCAGCTGTTGTTCACCGTTTTGAAGAGCTTCCTCCTGGATCTACACTCATCTTCTACCGTTACTGTGATCATGAGAACGCAGCATTTAAGAAAGTCTTTCTTGTTTTCACTGTGATGCTACAGGAAGACGTGGATTTCCCATCTAATATCAGTCTGGGAATGGTGGAGGAGGCAGTGCAAGAGTATTTAAAAGAGAAGTTTGTCTCCTCTGACAGAATGGCCAAGTTTAACCAGATGGATTTAGACAAGCTAAGTGGACTGTGGAGTAGAATTTCCCATCTCATCCTACCGGTAGCTGCAGAGCAGAATATTGAACAGCGTGGCTGTCAAACGT
- the zgc:112962 gene encoding torsin-1A-interacting protein 2 isoform X2, which yields MNGDTNQTMDDDIRQHNLPKKIKKGGNGDRSNSEEEEECYTDDGLDTEQPEDTRMHNQQKDAGVSGQSDVECEDFDTSDGKRVKDKNENNEVPYAGDGPRSRRSNNKQEIGLDTEQPEDTRMHNQQKDAGVSGQSDVECEDFDTSDGKRVKDKNENNEVPYAGDGPRSRRSNNKQEIGLDTEQPEDTRMHNQQKDAGVSGQSDVECEDFDTSDGKRVKDKNENNEVPYAGDGPRSRRSNNKQEIGLDTEQPEDTRMHNQQKDAGVSGQSDVECEDFDTSDGKRVKDKKENNEVPYAGDGPRSRRSNNKQEIVRDEATSPKGCCAHPGEGDTCGHVETKKSPVVETSNTGHITWYVLPVILLSLPVVVWFLNTPSPSLQKEFNLLEVFCQEMDKVQATFPSQHRELWRRSRIHLQKHLNLTDPTEPVSVILTSGRGAETTLGCLAQQLAAAFSNALNSSVLDIDGTSKSAQDSDQVKLDIDKALKEAFEGGTQAAVVHRFEELPPGSTLIFYRYCDHENAAFKKVFLVFTVMLQEDVDFPSNISLGMVEEAVQEYLKEKFVSSDRMAKFNQMDLDKLSGLWSRISHLILPVAAEQNIEQRGCQT from the exons gggatacgaacCAGACTATGGATGATGACATAAGACAGCATAATctaccaaagaaaattaaaaaag GTGGCAATGGAGACAGAAGTaattctgaagaagaagaagagtgttACACGGATGATG GACTGGACACTGAGCAACCTGAGGACACAAGAATGCATAACCAACAGAAGGATG CTGGAGTCAGTGGTCAGTCTGATGTGGAATGTGAGGACTTTGACACATCAGATGGGAAGCGCGTCAAAGACAAGAACGAAAACAATGAAGTACCATATGCTGGGGATGGCCCAAGATCGAGAAGGTCCAATAACAAACAAGAAATAG GACTGGACACTGAGCAACCTGAGGACACAAGAATGCATAACCAACAGAAGGATG CTGGAGTCAGTGGTCAGTCTGATGTGGAATGTGAGGACTTTGACACATCAGATGGGAAGCGCGTCAAAGACAAGAACGAAAACAATGAAGTACCATATGCTGGGGATGGCCCAAGATCGAGAAGGTCCAATAACAAACAAGAAATAG GACTGGACACTGAGCAACCTGAGGACACAAGAATGCATAACCAACAGAAGGATG CTGGAGTCAGTGGTCAGTCTGATGTGGAATGTGAGGACTTTGACACATCAGATGGGAAGCGCGTCAAAGACAAGAACGAAAACAATGAAGTACCATATGCTGGGGATGGCCCAAGATCGAGAAGGTCCAATAACAAACAAGAAATAG GACTGGACACTGAGCAACCTGAGGACACAAGAATGCATAACCAACAGAAGGATG CTGGAGTCAGTGGTCAGTCTGATGTGGAATGTGAGGACTTTGACACATCAGATGGGAAGCGCGTCAAAGACAAGAAAGAAAACAATGAAGTGCCGTATGCTGGGGATGGCCCAAGATCGAGAAGGTCCAATAACAAACAAGAAATAG tgagagatgaagcgacttcaccaaaaggttgttgtg CACATCCTGGTGAAGGTGACACTTGTGGCCATGTTGAAACAAAAAAGAGCCCAGTTGTTGAAACTTCCA ACACAGGACATATTACATGGTACGTATTACCTGTGATATTACTTTCTCTGCCTGTGGTCGTGTGGTTCCTGAACACCCCATCTCCATCCTTGCAAAAAGAGTTTAACTTGCTGGAGGTGTTCTGTCAAGAAATGGACAAGGTCCAAGCCACTTTTCCCAGCCAGCACCGTGAGCTGTGGAGAAGAAGCAGGATCCACCTCCAGAAACATCTCAATCTGACTGATCCAACTGAACCAGTGAGTGTCATCCTAACATCTGGCCGTGGTGCTGAGACGACTCTGGGCTGTCTGGCTCAGCAGTTAGCTGCAGCATTTTCGAATGCTCTCAACTCCTCAGTCCTGGATATTGATGGAACCAGCAAAAGCGCACAAGACAGCGACCAGGTTAAACTGGACATTGATAAAGCTCTGAAAGAGGCCTTTGAGGGTGGTACACAGGCAGCTGTTGTTCACCGTTTTGAAGAGCTTCCTCCTGGATCTACACTCATCTTCTACCGTTACTGTGATCATGAGAACGCAGCATTTAAGAAAGTCTTTCTTGTTTTCACTGTGATGCTACAGGAAGACGTGGATTTCCCATCTAATATCAGTCTGGGAATGGTGGAGGAGGCAGTGCAAGAGTATTTAAAAGAGAAGTTTGTCTCCTCTGACAGAATGGCCAAGTTTAACCAGATGGATTTAGACAAGCTAAGTGGACTGTGGAGTAGAATTTCCCATCTCATCCTACCGGTAGCTGCAGAGCAGAATATTGAACAGCGTGGCTGTCAAACGT
- the zgc:112962 gene encoding torsin-1A-interacting protein 2 isoform X3, whose product MNGDTNQTMDDDIRQHNLPKKIKKGGNGDRSNSEEEEECYTDDGDKKNRLDTEQPEDTRMHNQQKDAGVSGQSDVECEDFDTSDGKRVKDKNENNEVPYAGDGPRSRRSNNKQEIGLDTEQPEDTRMHNQQKDAGVSGQSDVECEDFDTSDGKRVKDKNENNEVPYAGDGPRSRRSNNKQEIGLDTEQPEDTRMHNQQKDAGVSGQSDVECEDFDTSDGKRVKDKNENNEVPYAGDGPRSRRSNNKQEIGLDTEQPEDTRMHNQQKDAGVSGQSDVECEDFDTSDGKRVKDKKENNEVPYAGDGPRSRRSNNKQEIAHPGEGDTCGHVETKKSPVVETSNTGHITWYVLPVILLSLPVVVWFLNTPSPSLQKEFNLLEVFCQEMDKVQATFPSQHRELWRRSRIHLQKHLNLTDPTEPVSVILTSGRGAETTLGCLAQQLAAAFSNALNSSVLDIDGTSKSAQDSDQVKLDIDKALKEAFEGGTQAAVVHRFEELPPGSTLIFYRYCDHENAAFKKVFLVFTVMLQEDVDFPSNISLGMVEEAVQEYLKEKFVSSDRMAKFNQMDLDKLSGLWSRISHLILPVAAEQNIEQRGCQT is encoded by the exons gggatacgaacCAGACTATGGATGATGACATAAGACAGCATAATctaccaaagaaaattaaaaaag GTGGCAATGGAGACAGAAGTaattctgaagaagaagaagagtgttACACGGATGATGGTGATAAAAAAAATA GACTGGACACTGAGCAACCTGAGGACACAAGAATGCATAACCAACAGAAGGATG CTGGAGTCAGTGGTCAGTCTGATGTGGAATGTGAGGACTTTGACACATCAGATGGGAAGCGCGTCAAAGACAAGAACGAAAACAATGAAGTACCATATGCTGGGGATGGCCCAAGATCGAGAAGGTCCAATAACAAACAAGAAATAG GACTGGACACTGAGCAACCTGAGGACACAAGAATGCATAACCAACAGAAGGATG CTGGAGTCAGTGGTCAGTCTGATGTGGAATGTGAGGACTTTGACACATCAGATGGGAAGCGCGTCAAAGACAAGAACGAAAACAATGAAGTACCATATGCTGGGGATGGCCCAAGATCGAGAAGGTCCAATAACAAACAAGAAATAG GACTGGACACTGAGCAACCTGAGGACACAAGAATGCATAACCAACAGAAGGATG CTGGAGTCAGTGGTCAGTCTGATGTGGAATGTGAGGACTTTGACACATCAGATGGGAAGCGCGTCAAAGACAAGAACGAAAACAATGAAGTACCATATGCTGGGGATGGCCCAAGATCGAGAAGGTCCAATAACAAACAAGAAATAG GACTGGACACTGAGCAACCTGAGGACACAAGAATGCATAACCAACAGAAGGATG CTGGAGTCAGTGGTCAGTCTGATGTGGAATGTGAGGACTTTGACACATCAGATGGGAAGCGCGTCAAAGACAAGAAAGAAAACAATGAAGTGCCGTATGCTGGGGATGGCCCAAGATCGAGAAGGTCCAATAACAAACAAGAAATAG CACATCCTGGTGAAGGTGACACTTGTGGCCATGTTGAAACAAAAAAGAGCCCAGTTGTTGAAACTTCCA ACACAGGACATATTACATGGTACGTATTACCTGTGATATTACTTTCTCTGCCTGTGGTCGTGTGGTTCCTGAACACCCCATCTCCATCCTTGCAAAAAGAGTTTAACTTGCTGGAGGTGTTCTGTCAAGAAATGGACAAGGTCCAAGCCACTTTTCCCAGCCAGCACCGTGAGCTGTGGAGAAGAAGCAGGATCCACCTCCAGAAACATCTCAATCTGACTGATCCAACTGAACCAGTGAGTGTCATCCTAACATCTGGCCGTGGTGCTGAGACGACTCTGGGCTGTCTGGCTCAGCAGTTAGCTGCAGCATTTTCGAATGCTCTCAACTCCTCAGTCCTGGATATTGATGGAACCAGCAAAAGCGCACAAGACAGCGACCAGGTTAAACTGGACATTGATAAAGCTCTGAAAGAGGCCTTTGAGGGTGGTACACAGGCAGCTGTTGTTCACCGTTTTGAAGAGCTTCCTCCTGGATCTACACTCATCTTCTACCGTTACTGTGATCATGAGAACGCAGCATTTAAGAAAGTCTTTCTTGTTTTCACTGTGATGCTACAGGAAGACGTGGATTTCCCATCTAATATCAGTCTGGGAATGGTGGAGGAGGCAGTGCAAGAGTATTTAAAAGAGAAGTTTGTCTCCTCTGACAGAATGGCCAAGTTTAACCAGATGGATTTAGACAAGCTAAGTGGACTGTGGAGTAGAATTTCCCATCTCATCCTACCGGTAGCTGCAGAGCAGAATATTGAACAGCGTGGCTGTCAAACGT